In one window of Fulvia fulva chromosome 5, complete sequence DNA:
- a CDS encoding Carboxypeptidase S1 A → MHRMMNLMAKQLLSLPPALLAVILATPFANAQYPPPASYQNILNSTVNPRITVAYKQPTNGTCTTAFTTQKQYTGYIGIPPYTLAPIQQNYSINTFFWFIEARQTPETAPLTIWLNGGPGSSSMFGLFNEVGPCEVVQMADGSYGTQMRTFGWDRASNILFIDQPNQVGFSYDSATNASLNLYTKDIFEPATAPVDGLPSFMYQNGTFGTANENGQTSYATTANTTQIAARATWHFLQTWLSTFSQYNPATRPNITTPSSDDEPAGINLFSESYGGKYGPVFATYFEEQNQAITNGTAVSGTLPIKVQSVGIMNGLVDDLIQDYYYPRFASNNTYDVSIIDQTLEINAINNYTSQCAPAIKSCRAANADIYGDNVEANKICENAQFTCNNLTALAVGAGYNVYDIRQKIPTPDPSAAYQEYLNQASVLEAIGARVNYTESSPYVQEGFISTGDTIRGGMIEDLAALLKLGVRVALIYGDADYACNWYGGQAIAYAIANALPSYPWPTTVSPAGVGVPAPYASGFASAGWAEIVVNDTYVGGAVKQYGNLSFSRVYDAGHFVPYYQPETAFQIFARVIMGNELSTAADVDLATYTSNGTANSTHTNKVPSAPASTCWVRNWADSCSDDDTTAMQDGKGVVEYGVYYQDSKDVELPSASVNAGRPGSPMTTTSSGSTTGKSHASTIPLTGVYTATGTPSPTGAAVRPLPAFDVGIIPAVVVVVGMMAGALVMI, encoded by the exons ATGCACAGGATGATGAAC CTAATGGCCAAGCAGCTTCTCTCCTTACCGCCGGCCTTGCTGGCTGTCATTCTCGCTACACCCTTCGCCAATGCGCAATACCCTCCGCCAGCCTCGTACCAGAACATCCTCAATTCCACCGTCAACCCGCGCATCACAGTCGCCTACAAGCAGCCCACCAATGGAACATGTACAACCGCTTTCACGACGCAGAAGCAGTACACAGGCTACATCGGGATACCGCCCTATACCCTCGCTCCTATACAGCAGAACTACTCGATCAACACGTTCTTCTGGTTCATAGAAGCTCGACAAACACCGGAGACGGCGCCCTTGACCATATGGCTGAATGGCGGGCCAGGGTCGAGCAGCATGTTTGGGCTGTTCAATGAGGTGGGACCGTGTGAGGTCGTGCAGATGGCCGATGGGAGCTATGGAACACAAATGCGCACCTTTGGCTGGGATCGCGCATCGAATATCCTCTTTATCGATCAGCCGAATCAGGTCGGCTTCTCGTACGATTCTGCCACCAATGCATCGCTGAACCTCTACACCAAGGACATCTTTGAGCCAGCGACAGCACCAGTCGACGGCCTGCCGAGCTTCATGTATCAAAATGGCACCTTCGGCACTGCGAACGAGAACGGCCAGACCTCATACGCGACGACGGCCAACACGACACAGATCGCTGCAAGGGCCACTTGGCACTTTCTGCAGACGTGGCTGTCCACGTTCAGCCAGTACAATCCTGCTACGAGGCCGAATATCACCACTCCGAGCTCTGATGACGAGCCTGCTGGCATTAACTTGTTCAGCGAGTCTTATGGAGGCAAGTACGGACCGGTCTTTGCGACATACTTTGAGGAGCAGAACCAAGCAATCACGAACGGTACCGCCGTGTCTGGCACGCTACCTATCAAGGTCCAATCAGTGGGCATTATGAATGGACTGGTCGATGACCTGATACAGGACTACTACTATCCTCGCTTCGCCTCTAATAACACTTACGATGTCTCCATCATCGACCAGACACTGGAGATCAACGCAATCAACAATTACACCAGCCAGTGCGCGCCAGCGATTAAGAGCTGTCGTGCTGCTAACGCCGATATTTACGGCGACAATGTCGAAGCTAACAAGATCTGCGAAAATGCACAATTTACATGCAACAATCTCACTGCACTGGCCGTCGGCGCTGGCTACAATGTTTACGATATTCGTCAGAAGATACCAACTCCCGATCCATCTGCTGCATACCAGGAGTACCTAAATCAGGCTTCCGTGCTTGAGGCAATCGGTGCTCGTGTCAACTACACCGAGAGTAGCCCGTACGTGCAAGAAGGCTTCATCTCTACAGGAGACACTATCCGTGGAGGCATGATCGAGGATCTCGCGGCCCTGCTGAAGCTTGGCGTTCGCGTGGCACTCATTTATGGAGATGCTGACTACGCATGTAACTGGTACGGAGGCCAGGCTATTGCATACGCCATCGCCAATGCTCTGCCGAGCTACCCCTGGCCAACCACCGTCTCGCCGGCTGGTGTTGGCGTTCCGGCACCTTATGCCAGCGGCTTCGCATCCGCCGGCTGGGCAGAGATTGTGGTCAATGACACATATGTCGGCGGTGCAGTCAAACAATACGGTAACCTCAGCTTCAGCAGAGTCTATGATGCTGGCCACTTCGTCCCCTACTACCAACCGGAAACCGCTTTCCAGATCTTCGCACGCGTCATCATGGGCAACGAACTGTCCACTGCAGCGGACGTGGACCTTGCAACCTACACTAGTAACGGGACTGCAAACTCCACGCATACGAACAAAGTACCCTCAGCACCGGCATCGACGTGCTGGGTGCGGAATTGGGCCGACTCTTGCTCGGACGATGACACTACTGCTATGCAAGATGGGAAGGGTGTGGTTGAGTACGGCGTCTACTACCAGGACTCCAAAGATGTTGAGTTGCCCAGCGCCAGCGTGAATGCGGGCAGGCCTGGATCGCCCATGACGACTACGTCGAGCGGGAGCACAACGGGAAAATCTCACGCATCGACGATACCGCTGACGGGTGTGTACACGGCTACAGGGACGCCAAGTCCAACTGGTGCAGCAGTGAGGCCCTTGCCCGCATTCGATGTGGGCATCATTCCTGCAGTCGTGGTCGTGGTCGGCATGATGGCAGGGGCCTTAGTTATGATTTAG
- a CDS encoding Dothistromin biosynthesis peroxidase dotB: protein MGPDLAAGLAVIAILISGDILSGQWSIGGGFSSSLPLLLSNPKGIVGSHSKYENDASIVRGDAYLNGGNVGVVQWRQWNYLWEITSQGIDGLALDKLTAHADRVTTFSIENNPYAFWGPFSGLVAPAAHNLVANFMSNHTAEQPGGYLSRETLQQFFAISVTGAGASGDNPGDFVHNRGQERIPLNWYRRHTADAYNLADVFIDLLAGAATNPNTLRIGGNTGTVNSFTGIEPSDLTGGVFNGATLLQGNNLACFAFQAAQAGGIDQLDGVLSIVQGALKPLTDQLTSAISGLACPPLAVAGFNSQLINAFPGAGYAN from the coding sequence ATGGGCCCAGATCTCGCCGCAGGCCTTGCAGTTATCGCTATCCTCATCTCGGGTGACATTCTGTCGGGACAGTGGTCCATTGGAGGCGGCTTCTCTTCCAGCTTGCCACTCCTCCTCAGCAATCCCAAGGGCATCGTTGGCTCGCACAGCAAGTACGAGAACGACGCCAGCATAGTACGTGGTGATGCGTACCTCAACGGCGGCAACGTCGGCGTCGTGCAATGGCGCCAATGGAACTACCTCTGGGAAATCACCAGCCAAGGTATCGATGGCCTTGCCCTCGACAAGCTCACTGCCCACGCAGATCGCGTCACTACGTTCTCCATCGAGAACAATCCATACGCTTTCTGGGGTCCCTTCTCCGGCCTGGTTGCTCCAGCCGCGCACAACTTGGTTGCAAACTTCATGTCCAACCACACCGCTGAGCAACCAGGTGGCTACCTCTCGCGCGAGACTCTGCAGCAATTCTTCGCCATCAGCGTTACTGGCGCCGGCGCCTCTGGAGACAACCCAGGTGATTTCGTGCACAACAGAGGCCAAGAGCGCATCCCTTTGAACTGGTATCGCCGTCACACCGCCGACGCGTATAACCTTGCAGACGTCTTCATTGATCTCCTCGCCGGTGCAGCGACCAACCCAAACACTCTCCGCATTGGTGGTAACACTGGCACAGTCAACTCTTTCACCGGCATCGAGCCTTCGGACCTCACTGGCGGTGTCTTCAACGGTGCAACGCTCCTCCAGGGTAACAACCTCGCCTGCTTTGCTTTCCAAGCTGCCCAGGCTGGCGGTATTGACCAGCTCGATGGTGTGCTTAGCATTGTCCAGGGCGCTCTCAAGCCCTTGACCGATCAGCTCACGAGCGCTATCAGTGGTCTCGCCTGCCCTCCGTTGGCCGTGGCCGGGTTCAACAGCCAGCTTATCAATGCTTTCCCCGGTGCTGGGTATGCCAACTAG
- a CDS encoding putative beta-glucosidase G: protein MMTLSISKLGVATTLLASLTAVNAQNDSTLYSGPVWNHEDYTTSPPVYPSPNITGKSWETALEKAKAWVAQLTLEEKSQLVTGTEGPCVGNIAPIERLNFTGLCLQDGPLAIRQATYASVFPAGLTVAAAWDRDLAYIRGYQIGEEYKAKGSHIALGPVAGPLGRSGLGGRNWEGFSPDPYLTGLLMGDTIRGHQGAGVQACAKHYIGNEQETQRNPSDSPVNSVTGIAALGSASAATETIEALSSNIDDRTLHELYLWPFYDAIQAGVASVMCSYQRVNGSYGCQNSKLLNGILKEELGFQGYVVSDWMATHAGYHAADAGLDMNMPGGLEFSQSVPSLWGANLTTSVNNGSLDLSRMDNMAHRIMAPYFYLGQDKDFPAIDADTPSTQKTWAEDTYRFNFTYGEEHVDVRSDHHKLIREIGSAGTVLLKNTNGALPLTESLKNVAVFGNDAGDLTNGLYFATLTTPVGFEIGVLPAAGGSGTGRFTYVVDPLSAIKQKIGNDRLVQYVLNNTQIAAGNGWDTINPQPEVCLVFLNTWASEAFDRTSLLLDNNGTDVVEKVAANCANTIVFTHSAGLNVLPFADHPNVTAILAGHLSGQEVGNSVVDILWGAVNPSGKLPYTIAKNEEDYDFVSIVNSTELIETTDPNAWQDDFRERLLIDYLGHFDYFNQSVQYEFGFGLSYTTFSIDQNISVNKASTGSISALPAESDEIVPGGNPALWEYLYEITATVTNTGSLEGATVPQLYLSFPQLPNEATEPVQVLRGFQKVNLQPGESATVTFPLARRDLSYWDTVSQQWTIYSGSVGVAVGLSSRDIQATTTFTPIGAAAPGSYRHRRF, encoded by the exons ATGATGACACTTTCAATCAGCAAGCTCGGCGTTGCCACTACTCTGCTCGCATCTCTGACAGCAGTCAACGCGCAAAACGACAGCACGTTGTATTCAGGTCCTGTTTGGAACCATGAGGACTACACGACCAGTCCTCCAGTCTACCCAAGTC CTAATATCACTGGGAAGTCGTGGGAGACCGCATTGGAGAAGGCTAAGGCATGGGTCGCTCAACTTACACTCGAGGAGAAGTCCCAGCTCGTGACCGGAACAGAAGGCCCTTGCGTCGGCAACATTGCACCCATCGAGCGCCTCAACTTCACCGGTCTATGTCTCCAGGATGGACCTCTCGCCATTCGTCAAGCAACCTATGCTTCGGTCTTCCCTGCCGGTCTTACAGTCGCTGCGGCTTGGGATAGAGACCTTGCGTACATCCGAGGCTACCAAATCGGAGAAGAGTACAAGGCTAAGGGGTCACACATTGCACTTGGTCCAGTAGCAGGCCCTCTCGGCCGCTCAGGTCTCGGTGGAAGAAACTGGGAAGGATTC TCCCCAGATCCATACCTCACTGGTCTGCTGATGGGAGATACCATCCGTGGCCACCAAGGCGCGGGTGTCCAGGCTTGCGCCAAGCACTACATCGGCAACGAGCAGGAGACGCAACGAAACCCATCAGACAGCCCGGTCAACTCAGTCACAGGCATTGCAGCGCTCGGAAGTGCATCTGCCGCAACGGAAACCATCGAAGCTCTCTCCTCGAATATCGACGATCGTACCCTCCACGAGCTCTACCTTTGGCCCTTCTACGATGCGATTCAGGCTGGCGTGGCCTCGGTCATGTGCTCCTACCAACGTGTGAACGGCTCGTACGGCTGCCAGAACTCGAAACTCCTCAATGGAATTTTGAAAGAAGAGCTTGGTTTCCAGGGATATGTAGTCTCTGACTGGATGGCAACACACGCGGGATACCACGCTGCTGACGCTGGTTTGGACAT GAACATGCCTGGAGGCCTTGAATTCTCCCAGTCGGTCCCTTCGCTGTGGGGTGCCAACCTTACCACCAGCGTCAACAACGGTAGCTTAGATCTCAGCCGTATGGACAACATGGCACACCGTATCATGGCTCCATACTTCTACCTTGGCCAGGACAAGGACTTCCCAGCCATTGACGCCGACACACCTTCGACCCAAAAGACCTGGGCTGAGGACACCTACCGATTCAACTTCACCTACGGCGAGGAGCACGTTGATGTACGATCCGATCACCATAAGCTGATCCGCGAGATCGGTTCCGCGGGAACTGTGCTTCTGAAGAACACCAACGGCGCATTGCCACTCACGGAAAGCTTGAAGAACGTCGCCGTATTCGGAAACGACGCTGGAGATCTTACCAATGGGCTGTACTTTGCCACACTTACTACACCGGTCGGCTTCGAAATTGGTGTGCTGCCAGCCGCAGGTGGTTCCGGTACTGGTCGATTCACCTACGTTGTCGACCCACTCTCTGCCATTAAGCAGAAGATCGGTAACGACAGGCTCGTGCAGTACGTTCTTAACAACACTCAGATCGCTGCTGGAAATGGCTGGGACACCATCAATCCTCAGCCAGAGGTCTGTCTCGTGTTCCTCAACACATGGGCCTCTGAAGCGTTCGACCGAACTAGCCTCCTCCTCGACAACAACGGCACTGATGTCGTCGAGAAAGTGGCTGCCAACTGCGCCAACACCATTGTCTTCACCCACTCTGCTGGCTTGAACGTCCTTCCATTCGCTGACCACCCGAACGTCACCGCCATCCTGGCAGGTCATCTCTCTGGACAGGAGGTTGGGAACTCCGTGGTCGATATCCTCTGGGGCGCGGTCAACCCATCTGGCAAGCTGCCATACACAATCGCCAAGAACGAGGAGGACTACGACTTCGTTAGCATTGTCAACTCGACTGAGCTCATTGAGACAACCGATCCAAATGCTTGGCAGGATGACTTCAGAGAGCGTCTGCTGATCGACTACC TAGGCCACTTCGACTACTTCAACCAGTCTGTGCAGTACGAGTTCGGCTTCGGCCTCTCATACACCACCTTCAGCATCGACCAGAACATCAGCGTCAACAAGGCCTCCACCGGTAGCATCTCCGCACTACCTGCCGAGTCCGATGAAATCGTCCCTGGTGGCAACCCAGCTCTGTGGGAGTACCTGTACGAGATTACCGCTACTGTTACCAACACCGGCTCTCTCGAGGGCGCGACGGTGCCACAGCTCTACCTTTCCTTCCCTCAGCTACCAAACGAGGCGACCGAGCCCGTCCAAGTCCTCCGTGGCTTCCAGAAGGTCAACTTGCAGCCAGGCGAGAGCGCCACTGTAACATTCCCACTCGCAAGACGCGACCTCTCTTACTGGGACAC AGTCTCTCAACAGTGGACAATCTACTCGGGCAGCGTTGGAGTTGCGGTTGGTCTTTCTAGCAGGGATATCCAGGCCACGACTACTTTCACCCCGATCGGTGCTGCTGCACCAGGATCGTACAGGCACCGCCGCTTTTAG
- a CDS encoding Fusaristatin A biosynthesis cluster protein: MTIQRVYAFNVPNEEDIPGMVQAYRDLAEENQKDGEKYILDIKAFKQDGDKFNQNYNFVAMTQFKDAEDMKFYDNECPAHQKLKDVGKGKTGPPLILFGNP, encoded by the exons ATGACGATCCAGAGAGTCTACGCCTTCAACGTCCCCAACGAGGAGGACATCCCAGGCATGGTTCAAGCCTACAGAGACCTTGCCGAGGAGAACCAGAAG GATGGCGAAAAGTACATCCTCGACATCAAGGCTTTCAAGCAAGATGGTGACAAGTTCAACCAAAACTACAACTTTGTCGCAATGACGCAGTTCAAGGATGCCGAGGACATGAAGTTCTACGACAACGAGTGCCCAGCTCACCAGAAGCTGAAGGATGTCGGCAAGGGCAAGACCGGCCCACCGCTCATCCTTTTCGGCAACCCATAA